In Providencia zhijiangensis, a single window of DNA contains:
- a CDS encoding fimbria/pilus outer membrane usher protein: MKKENYLYILILIGLQTYLKNAFADEFDTSLLVGESAKGDISRFYSDGQTPAGKQLADIYVNQVWKGQFDINVEDNGKQISIAQSDVPKLGLKTTPNQTDQTEDNAYVQLSSLAPNLHYQFKISELRLNITVPQVSIKQSESGYVDPSLWQHGVPAIIFSYNTNYYSYKEKKHEKRNNENFYATLNSGVNLGAWQFRDESSYRYSSHGSQKWRNNTRYVYRPISQINSGLKAGDFYTPTALFNSIRMRGIMLATEVGMLPNSSQNFVPIIRGVAQTNALVTVYQNGYLVYQENVPPGEFAFNDIQPSAGSGDLLVVIQEADGRKESFSVPYSAVPDMLKEGVSNYNVLAGQAKIDNTSYQPKFIQGEYHYGLNNLVTLYSGALLSEKYYSAVIGSGWNFRFGAISADITHAKTKLDSGDKSGQSYRLTYSKFIDATSTSLTLATYRYSTSGYYSFVDSIYSHDNYKAWQRYQDENANQIGNNNNNSDLSLSNFDALRGSRAKNTFTVNLNQQLGDNYGSVFVSGTHRDYWNTHGSSREYQVGYANNYNDISYSVSVSRMRNYDNKEETRVYMNVSVPINLFEKRANVSLGSYFTDSHYEQTALSVSGIAGKDNQVNYTVTGTNQSGGNNVLGGNITYKHPYTTLSGSYTEANDYRQAGLGARGTLVAIPNHIALSGDTGDTYTIIDAPMANNMMVNDDKTTLTNQRGVVLVTNSTPYRANSYTLSDTENTAGAEVLGNMANISPYQGAVNYIKLETDTRQTFILRGELANGHSLPFGTEVVDPQQQNIGYVGQSGVLYLKSEQLPSALHIKLKGERECVIHQPVDTMDKGKNRCQ, encoded by the coding sequence ATGAAAAAAGAAAATTATCTCTACATCCTTATTTTAATAGGGCTACAGACTTATCTAAAAAATGCATTTGCAGATGAATTTGATACCTCCCTTTTGGTGGGTGAATCTGCAAAAGGAGATATTTCTCGTTTCTATTCTGATGGACAAACTCCAGCTGGCAAACAGCTTGCGGACATCTATGTTAATCAGGTTTGGAAAGGACAGTTTGACATCAATGTTGAAGATAATGGTAAGCAAATCAGCATTGCGCAAAGTGATGTCCCTAAGCTCGGCTTAAAAACCACACCTAACCAAACAGATCAGACTGAAGATAACGCATATGTTCAACTCAGCTCACTGGCACCCAACCTACATTACCAATTTAAAATCAGTGAGTTGCGACTAAACATTACTGTTCCACAAGTATCAATTAAACAATCTGAATCTGGTTATGTCGATCCCAGCTTGTGGCAACATGGCGTGCCAGCCATTATTTTTTCTTATAATACAAACTATTACAGTTATAAAGAGAAGAAACACGAGAAGAGAAATAATGAGAATTTCTATGCCACCCTCAACTCGGGTGTCAATTTAGGTGCATGGCAATTTCGTGATGAATCAAGCTATCGCTATTCATCCCATGGCTCGCAAAAATGGCGCAATAACACCCGCTATGTATACCGCCCAATCAGCCAGATTAATTCAGGGCTGAAGGCTGGCGATTTTTATACACCAACGGCGCTATTTAATAGCATCCGTATGCGAGGAATAATGCTCGCAACGGAAGTGGGTATGTTGCCGAACTCAAGCCAAAACTTTGTGCCGATTATTCGAGGCGTCGCACAAACCAACGCCTTAGTCACCGTTTATCAAAATGGGTATTTGGTCTATCAAGAAAACGTGCCGCCAGGTGAATTCGCATTTAACGATATTCAGCCTAGCGCGGGAAGCGGTGATTTATTGGTGGTAATACAAGAAGCGGATGGCCGAAAAGAATCATTCTCTGTTCCCTACTCCGCCGTACCCGACATGCTTAAAGAGGGCGTTTCCAACTATAACGTTCTTGCTGGGCAAGCCAAAATCGACAATACCTCATACCAACCTAAATTTATTCAAGGTGAATATCATTACGGCTTGAATAACTTAGTGACGCTCTATTCCGGCGCTCTGCTCAGTGAAAAATATTACTCCGCCGTTATTGGGAGTGGTTGGAACTTTCGCTTTGGTGCTATCTCCGCAGACATCACTCATGCCAAAACTAAATTAGATAGCGGAGATAAGAGTGGCCAAAGCTATCGTTTAACCTACAGTAAATTTATTGACGCCACCTCGACCAGTTTAACTCTCGCCACATACCGCTATTCCACTAGCGGCTACTATAGCTTTGTCGATTCAATTTATTCTCATGATAACTATAAAGCCTGGCAGCGATATCAAGACGAAAATGCCAACCAAATTGGCAATAATAATAACAATTCCGATCTCTCGCTAAGTAACTTCGATGCCTTACGAGGCTCACGGGCGAAAAATACCTTCACCGTTAACTTGAATCAGCAACTTGGCGACAATTATGGCTCTGTTTTTGTTTCTGGAACCCATCGTGATTACTGGAATACTCACGGCAGTAGCCGAGAATATCAAGTTGGTTATGCCAACAACTATAACGACATTTCCTACAGCGTGTCCGTATCACGGATGCGTAATTACGATAACAAAGAAGAAACCCGCGTTTATATGAATGTTAGCGTTCCTATTAACCTATTCGAAAAACGCGCTAACGTGAGCTTAGGCAGCTATTTTACTGACTCTCACTATGAACAAACGGCCTTGAGTGTCAGTGGTATCGCGGGGAAAGATAACCAAGTTAATTACACCGTGACAGGCACGAATCAGTCTGGGGGTAACAATGTCCTCGGTGGAAATATTACCTATAAGCACCCTTACACCACATTATCCGGTTCATATACCGAAGCGAATGATTATCGTCAGGCCGGATTAGGCGCTCGAGGTACCTTGGTCGCTATCCCTAACCATATCGCCTTATCAGGTGATACCGGAGATACCTACACCATCATTGATGCCCCAATGGCCAATAATATGATGGTCAATGACGATAAAACCACGCTAACCAATCAGCGCGGTGTGGTGCTAGTGACCAACAGCACCCCTTATCGCGCTAATTCATATACCCTTTCTGATACCGAAAATACGGCTGGCGCTGAAGTGCTCGGAAATATGGCAAACATCAGCCCGTACCAAGGCGCAGTTAACTACATCAAGTTAGAAACAGACACTCGGCAAACCTTTATTTTACGCGGTGAATTAGCCAATGGTCACAGCCTGCCATTTGGTACTGAAGTCGTCGATCCACAGCAGCAAAATATTGGCTATGTAGGGCAATCTGGCGTGCTGTACCTTAAGAGTGAACAGCTACCTTCAGCCTTACACATCAAGCTGAAAGGGGAGAGAGAGTGTGTGATCCATCAACCAGTTGACACGATGGATAAAGGTAAAAACCGCTGTCAATAA
- a CDS encoding molecular chaperone — MKIKLLFLLLLFFSKETFSNVIITGTRIIYPEAAQSMSIQLTNNSKTPSLVQSWIDDGNINSTPENSDAPFYLYPPIIKIEGLQGQQLKIKKTDRKLPDNVESVFYLNVLDIPKAPDSMKGKNGIQLAARSRIKLFYRPTGLTESPENITDNISYQLNNNGIVVNNNSQYHFTIAAITTPEDKKTALVDSEMVPPHTSKTLPLKKQLKGSNLILTYVDDYGVFKSKNLQL, encoded by the coding sequence ATGAAAATAAAATTATTATTCTTACTTCTTTTATTCTTTTCTAAAGAAACATTTTCAAACGTTATTATTACAGGAACAAGGATTATATATCCGGAAGCTGCACAAAGCATGTCTATTCAATTAACTAATAACAGTAAAACACCATCATTAGTTCAATCTTGGATTGATGATGGCAATATAAACTCAACGCCTGAAAATTCAGACGCACCTTTTTATCTTTATCCTCCCATTATCAAAATAGAGGGTTTACAAGGGCAACAATTAAAAATCAAAAAAACAGATAGAAAACTCCCAGATAATGTTGAAAGTGTTTTTTATTTAAATGTCCTAGATATTCCTAAAGCACCTGATTCAATGAAAGGGAAAAATGGAATTCAATTAGCGGCACGTTCAAGAATAAAGTTATTTTATCGACCTACGGGATTAACTGAATCACCTGAAAATATCACGGACAATATTAGTTACCAACTAAATAATAACGGTATTGTCGTGAATAATAACTCCCAATACCACTTTACAATCGCTGCTATTACAACGCCTGAAGATAAAAAAACAGCGCTTGTTGATTCCGAGATGGTTCCACCACACACATCCAAAACTCTGCCGTTAAAAAAGCAGTTAAAAGGTAGCAATCTTATTCTGACTTATGTTGATGATTATGGTGTTTTCAAATCTAAAAACCTTCAGCTTTAA
- a CDS encoding fimbrial protein codes for MPRHILSLSILSLSVLSGSVIAATNSPGGIISFSGAISDTTCTINGNNSADMSIALDPIISSDAGTTASTVITKNQKAFGLTFSNCAIVGGGTPAGTLKLHFSSSNISPSGLYLMNTTVNENDPTVARNVGFSLSQTGSPTVAIPLNTTFDTQLTAANTTSAAGATLNLIASYYKTNATAASVGALQSNVIYTVSYL; via the coding sequence ATGCCTAGACATATACTTTCTCTATCAATACTGTCCTTATCCGTGTTATCTGGCTCAGTAATTGCTGCCACAAATAGCCCTGGAGGTATTATTTCTTTCTCCGGTGCAATTAGTGATACTACCTGTACGATTAATGGTAATAACAGCGCTGATATGTCGATTGCTTTAGATCCGATTATATCTTCTGATGCAGGAACAACGGCAAGTACAGTTATTACAAAAAACCAAAAAGCCTTTGGGCTTACCTTTTCAAACTGTGCAATTGTTGGTGGAGGTACACCAGCAGGAACATTAAAACTTCACTTCTCTTCAAGTAATATTTCGCCTTCAGGCCTGTATTTAATGAATACAACAGTGAACGAAAATGACCCGACCGTTGCTCGCAACGTAGGTTTCAGCTTATCACAAACTGGATCACCAACTGTTGCTATTCCATTAAATACGACCTTTGATACTCAGCTAACTGCAGCCAATACCACTTCAGCTGCGGGTGCAACATTGAACTTAATTGCGAGTTACTACAAAACAAATGCGACTGCCGCATCTGTCGGTGCGCTGCAATCAAACGTTATTTATACCGTTTCATATCTATAA
- a CDS encoding DoxX family protein has protein sequence MVGLFNRCLSHEDAGKLLLRLAVGGLMLFHGMSKLLTGASGIKGLLASYGLPEFIAYGTILGEVVAPIFIVLGILTRPSALLVAFTMVVAWLMVGLDKTFLLDKTGAWAIESIVYFFVSALAIALLGAGKYSVVKSENWR, from the coding sequence ATGGTCGGACTTTTCAATCGTTGTTTGTCACATGAAGACGCAGGAAAATTGCTGTTGCGCTTAGCGGTGGGCGGATTAATGCTATTTCATGGAATGAGCAAGTTGCTAACAGGTGCGAGTGGCATCAAAGGGTTGTTAGCCTCTTATGGTTTACCTGAATTTATTGCTTACGGCACAATTTTGGGTGAAGTGGTTGCCCCTATTTTCATTGTGTTGGGTATTTTAACCCGACCATCCGCGTTGTTAGTGGCGTTCACGATGGTTGTTGCATGGTTAATGGTGGGGTTAGATAAAACGTTCTTACTGGATAAAACAGGGGCATGGGCGATTGAGAGCATCGTTTATTTCTTTGTGAGTGCGCTAGCGATTGCTTTGCTGGGTGCTGGGAAATATTCCGTGGTAAAAAGTGAGAATTGGCGATAA